The DNA region TTTCGTTCAAAAATCAAATAGTAATCCTATAATACTCATAAGTATAATATCAAGCATTATTATACTTTTTCAAAAAAGTATTTTTTAAAATTTTATACGAGTATATAGAAATCCTATTTAATTATTGAAAAGATTTTTACCTCTAATTTTTGTACAAGAGGGTTTTGAGTTTCAGGAGGCTTGCAAAATTAAAACCGGAGTCTTATATAGCCTAAGTTGCTCAATACATTGGAACTACACCTTAACAGGTATTGATTGCAAGCCGCATACTCGTGCTGAGGTAATTTTTGCTAGATATTATTACTCGTTGCAACTGCGGCGGGATGGGGGTTAGGTTTTTCCATAACGTGAAAAGTCTGTGTTTATATAAAGTTTCGGCAAAAAGCAGTATTCGTCCTGCCTCCTGCCTCTCTTGTTAATATTTTGATAGACAGTATGCATTTCTCCTCGCTATGTTACGACTAACTGAAGTAAAGCTCCCGCTTGATCATCCTGAAGATGCGATCAAGACTGCCATCCTTAAAAAGCTGCAAATCACGGACGAAGATTTGATCAGCTATTCTATCTTCAAGCGTAGCTATGATGCCCGTAAAAAAGGAGAGATTACCCTTGTTTATATTCTGGATGTAGAAACGACTCAGGAAACTCATCTACTCAAGCGCCTGAAAAAAGATCCTCATGTAATGGTCACGCCAGATATGAGTTATCGCCCAGTGGCAAAACCACCGAGCAATTTGGCGATTCGCCCCATCGTCATTGGTACTGGGCCTTGTGGATTATTTGCGGGTTTGATGCTGGCGCAAATGGGCTTTTGTCCCATCATTTTAGAACGTGGAAAACAAGTTCGCGATCGCACTGCTGATACTTTTGGCTTTTGGAAGAAAAAATCAGACTTCAACCCCGAATCTAATGCCCAGTTTGGCGAAGGTGGGGCGGGTACATTCTCCGATGGTAAACTCTACAGCCAAGTCAAAGATCCTCAGCATTATGGACGCAAGGTGCTAACCGAACTCGTCAATGCGGGAGCCTCACCGGAAATTCTCTACATCAACAAACCGCATATCGGCACTTTTAAACTGGTGGGAATCGTCCAAAGTATGCGTGCCAAAATCGAATCTCTCGGCGGTGAAATTCGCTTTCAAAGTCGGGTGGAAGATATCAACATCGAAAATGGACAGGTGCGGGGAGTCACCCTCGCCAGTGGGGAATATATCGCCAGCGATTATGTAGTTTTGGCGGTGGGTCATAGCGCCCGTGATACCTTCCAAATGCTATTTGATCGTGGAGTTTACATAGAGCCTAAACCTTTTTCTATTGGTTTTCGGGTCGAACATCCCCAAACTCTCATCGACCAATGCCGTTTCGGGCCTCAAGCTGGTCATAAGCTTTTAGGTGCTGCCGATTACAAACTGGTTCACCACTGCCAAAATGGTCGTTCCGTCTATAGTTTCTGTATGTGTCCGGGAGGTTTAGTGGTTGCAGCCGCGTCAGAGCCGGGGCGAGTCGTCACCAATGGAATGAGCCAATACTCTCGCAATGAGCGCAATGCCAATAGTGCGATCGTTGTGGGCATCACCCCCGAAGATTATCCGGGCAACGCCTTAGCGGGAATTGACTTCCAACGGCGTTTGGAAGAACGAGCATTTGAATTGGGTGGTGGAACTTATGAAGCTCCAGGGCAGTTGGTGGGAGACTTTCTCAACCATCGCCCCTCTACAGCATTCGGCACAGTTAAGCCGTCTTATACACCTGGGGTACATTTGGGTGATTTGAGTGAAAGTTTACCAGATTATGCGATCGCAGCCATCCGTGAAGCACTTCCCGCTTTTGACAAACAAATAAAGGGATTTGCGATGGATGATGCCGTGTTGACTGGGGTAGAAACCCGCACTTCATCACCGATTCGGATTAAACGCAAAGAGGATTATCAGAGTTTAAATACACTCGGTCTTTATCCGGCTGGTGAAGGCGCGGGATACGCCGGGGGAATCCTCTCTGCTGGTATCGATGGTATCAAGGTGGCGGAGGCGGTGGCTTTAAGTATTTTGAGGAATTGCGAGCGTAAAATCTGAAATAGTGAATGCGATGCTGACGGCGGTAAACTACGCTGTCTTTGCATCCGATTTTGGGTTGAGCTGTCCGTTCGCCTTAAATATTTTGCGAAAATGCGATCAAATTTAGCCAATAGAAAAGTATAGACATCAATCTATTCATTCGCTGCCATTAAAACTTCTGCATATAGTTGACTGCTGACCCGAAAATTTGCCTTGGCAACTAAATCATCCATCACAGGTTTAATTGCTGTGATTAACCCTTGTCGTTTTGCCGTCAGCAGAACACCAAATACCCCAGTAATTCTCAATCTCCGATCTGTTGCCGCTTGTCTACCCAAACGCTCATCAATTAGTAATCGGACTGCATTCACTTCAATAGCAAGAGCGATCGCCTCAGCCTCTCCCAAATTTATCAGATTTCGCAACTCACTGACTAATTCTTGGTTCTGCACTACTTGTATTTTTAGCCAAATTGCTGATTGAACTGCTGTAATGACATCCTCTCCAGCCCGCTCATCCAGCAGTTCATCATAAACGGCAGTTGGAATCAAAACTGTTTCATATAGCTGTTGTAAAAGATTAATTTGCCCAACTTTTGCTAAGTTCGAGATTGGCGAAGTGTTACTGACGATAGTCATCGTCAAGCTTATTCCTGCAATGTTTTGAGGTCTTCCTGAAATTCAGCTACATCATAATGAACACAAATGCCCCGATCAGCCAGTAATTTTTGAAACTGCATCCGATGCATTCCGAGCAATTCACTAGCTTTTCCTAAGCTTATTTTGTCCCGTTGGAATAGCATAATCACAATTTCCAACAAGAATTCGCGTTCTGGTAAGCCACTAGCTTCGATGATATCGTCCAAAACTGCCAGACTCATGGCTTTTTCTCCAGCTTTGTTTCTTGCATTTTAGCAGTTAGAATAGGCTACCCAGAGCGATCGCCTTCAACATAGTGCAAACCGTTAATCGTCTTAATACAACTCATATTTCATTAACTGACAGGGCAACGTTCCGTTGTACACTGCAATTCGCTTGGATGATTTTAGCCCAATCGATTGGGACAGTTCCTTGTTGCCACTCAGGACAAAGGCAGTCCAGCCTTTGAAGCGTTGTTTTAGCACATCGCCCAAAAGTTTGTAAAATGACCCTAAATCGCTATCTCGCCCCAGCCGTTCGCCATAGGGTGGATTGCAGAATAAAATCCCACTGTCTGCGGGGGCAACAACATCAGCAAGCTCCATTTGAGAAAACCATACATGGTTATCAACGCCGCAGTTTTGAGCATTATTAATCGCTTGCTCGATTATATTTTCATCGCGATCGCTTCCCCAAATAGGTGCAGGCAGGGTATCTAGTTGGCTATCCTTAGCTTCTTGCAGCAGCTTTTCTAAAAGGGATAAATCAAAATCGAGCCAATTTTCAAATCCAAAGGATTCACGAAACAGTCCTGGTGCGATATTCAGTGCCTTTAAGCTAGCTTCGAGAGGTAAAGTGCCAGAGCCACAAAGAGGATCGTAGAACATCTGGTTTGGCTCCCAACCCGAAAGTTGAATCAAGGCAGCAGCTAAAGATTCCTTTAGAGGGGCTGCTCCAACCGCAGGACGGTAGCCTCGGCGATGCAGACTATTTCCAGAACTGTCGAGTTTAACGGTACAATTATCACGTTCAATATGAACATTGACCCGCACATCTGGGGCATGAAGCTCTACATTTGAACGCTCACCCAGGTTTTCTTTCTGTTGGTCAACGATCGCATTTTTGACCTGGAGAGATGTGAAGTGGCTGTGGTTGAGGCGATCATTTTTGCCTGTGACATTCACCGCCAAAGTCATGTCTGGCGTTAAATAGTTTTGCCAATTGATACTCTGGATACCGTGATAGAGATCCTTGGCATCAAGGCATGGAAACTCATGGATATTCACCAAGATTCGGAACGGCAGCCTAGCCCAGAGATTGACGCGATAAAGTAGAGTGCGATCGCCCTCAAAGGCTACACCGCAAAACCCAGGCTCTACTGAATGAGCGCCTAGCTGCTCTAACTCTTGAGCCGCGAGGGTTTCTAATCCGCGAGCAACCGTTGCAAAATACTGATTCATCCTCTAATCCAAAACATACTCTTCACTGCTGACCCATTGACGCACTTTAGCTTAACTCATATCTTGGTGATATTCTCTCTCGTTAAGTCTGCGATTATAACCTTTTAAGTAACTTAGCATCACTTGCCCCAGACAAAGGAAATCAAGCTGGAGTAAGGACACAGTAAATTTTTGTGGAAAGAGATTATTATTTCTTCATTTTCAGTACTATCTTAAATTCAATTAACCCTGATAACATCAAGCTGAAATAGTGTTCAGGCATTTTGCAATACAACCCATTAATTAAAATCGTCAGAGGGATAAACAATGACTTTTGTATCTGATATTGTTCTGCTAAAAGACTTAACATCGTCAGCAGATAAGGATTTGGGCCGGGTAAAAGCCGTACTTCCGGCGACGGTAAATCGGTTAACCAACCCGACGTTAGCAAGTATCTATGGTAATGACCTGAAATTTGGTATTGCCTCCTTCAAGGATAAGCCAATACCGCCTTTTGGGGGTTACGCTGACTATGTATATAAACCAGAAGTCGCTTTAACAAATAATGTCACAACAATCAAAGACAAAATCTTTGACCTTGAAGCTTTTGGTGGCAATGATAGCTCCGAATCACAATTAGACGCACTCTTGTACACAGCTTTAGATAGCGGTGGCAGTCTCGGTTACAGAGTGGGTTCATTTCGTGTTGTTATAATAGCCACCGATAGTGTTTATCACGTTGCAGGCGATCGGGCAGCAGTTCGTCCAAATGATACTATTGCCAATAATGGAGATGGTGTAATTGATCCTAATGAAGATTATCCAGAGATTGGACAAGTAAAAACTGCGCTAGAAGCAAATAATATTATTCCAATTTTTCTAACTACGAGTGATGTTGCACTCGATTACGAGATACTAGTTACCCAGCTTGGTCGAGGTGGTGTACTAACTCTTGATTCTAAAAGTGAGAATTTTGCTGATGCCATAAAAGAGGCAGTTGCTCTATCCAGAAATGTCATAAGTACTGATGTTGTTACCACAAATGGAGACGATACCCTTAGTTGGGGGAATTTTTTGGCTGGCGATCAGGTTATTTTTGCTGGGGACGGTAATGATAGTATTTCGCTTTCTGGTGTTATTGGCAACCATTACATTGATGGCGGGGCAGGTTCTGACAACCTTGTTGGTGGAGATGGTGCAGACAGAATAGATGGGGGTAGTGGTGACGACAACCTTCTGGGGGGCAAGGGTAATGATATTCTTTTTGGCAGTAGTGGAAAAGATATTTTGATTGGGAATAAAGGCAATGATTACTTACAGGGAGATAGTGGGGACGACTTCTTAAAAGGAGGCGCTGGTTCAGATAAGTTTGCATTTGCAACAGGATCAAAATTTGATATTAAGGAACTCGGAGTTGATATTATTGGTGACTTCAATCCTAAGCAAGACAAGATCCAACTATCTAAATCTACCTTTACCGCTCTAAGTAACTCAGTCTTTCCAACTGAATTAAATTCCGCAGACTTTGCTACAGTGACAAACGATACTTTAGCAGCAAGTAGTAGCGCGGTAATTGTTTATAATATCGCAAATGGTAGTATCTTTTATAACCCTAATGGTTCGGCAGATGATTTTGCTGATATAAATTCCGGGGGTAAATTTGCACAATTGGGTGCTAGCTCCTTTCCGGCTCTAACTACCGCTAGTTTTGAGATAGTTTTGTGATTGATGTTAGCTTAATTTTCAACTTCACATAAGAGACTTCCAAGAAATAAAGGAAGGAAGGAAAAGTGAGATGCTCCCAGGCAAACGAATTGAACTAAGATTACTCTATAATTTTTTAAAATCAATCATTGTCTGACGATAAGTATCTGGCAAACCCGTATCAAAACACTTGCCTTTAACAACGTATCCTGTCATCCTCTCTTCCTGACGTAATCTGTCAAGACAAGATGTTAACTGAAATTCGCCTCGTTCTCGGAAATTTTGGTTGATGTGTTCTGCTAAAAAATCAAAAATTTTTGGCGTTAGTAAATACAAACCAAATATACATAAAAACTCATTTTCTGCCATTCCCTGTACACGTAAATATTGTTGTGCATACTCAATGGTAGGTTTTTCATAGAGTTGTGTAACTTCCAGAATCGAGTTTAACTCTTGCCAAACTCCTGTTACACATCCAGATGTATGAAGATTTTCTGCTGGCGTTGTAGTTAAGCTAACAACGCTTTGATTAACTTGTTCATAAACATTTAAAAGTTGACTAGCACAAGATTTGTCAATATCAGATGCATAAATGTGGTCGCCCAACATTAGCAAAAACGGCTCATTTTGCACCCAATCTTTGGCACAAAATACCGCATGACCATAACCTAATTGCTCCTCTTGCAATAAAATCGTAATTTTGCTACCTAAATCTTCAATATATCGGCTATATTCTTGATTTTGCGGTGAAAGTTTATTTAAAAGTTCTTTTTTAGGTGGGTTTTTCAATAAATCTTCAAATATTTCTTTGTCATCCGGCTGTACCACAATCCCCACTTCTGTAATTCCAGCACTCATTGCTTCTTCAATAATTGCTAAAATCACAGGTTTTGCCCTACCATCTCGATCAATAATCGGAAAAAGTTCTTTTTTCACAACTTTAGTAGCTGGAAACAATCGAGTCCCAAAACCAGCTACCGGAATCACAGCTTTTCTAACTTTATTTTTCTGCATTAATCCTCAATCCTCATCAGCTTAAAATCTCCCCTGCCCCCTGCCTCTTGCTCACTCCAACTTCTCAAACAACTCTGCTAACACCACATTAGAAAACAAAAACCCTTGGGGATCAATCAAACGCAACCTTCCCTCTGCAACTTCCACCCAACCTTGATCAAAATATGATCGCAAACACCTGCAAATTTTCTCCACCTTCTCTTCCCCAAACCCCTCGGCCAACACTGCCAAACTCACACCTTCCGCCAAACGCAACCCCAACATTAACGTTTCTAACAATACTTCCTTTGGGGAAGTCACATCACAATCAATTACACCGCCAGCTTCTACCCACTGGTAATACTCCCTAGTTTTACGGGGACGAGTGAAGCGTTTCCCGTCAACATAACTCGCCGCACCCATACCAAAGCCATAGTAAGGGCGGTTTTCCCAATAAACTCGATTATGCCGACACTGATGACCAGGTTGAGCATAATTAGAAATTTCATAATGCTCATAACCTGCACTAGTCAAAACCTGCTGCCCCATCTGGTACATTTTGACTGTAGCTTCATCCGTAGGCAAAGGAGTATCGCCAGGTTTGTAGTAACGACCAAAGGCTGTACCTGGTTCGATGGTAAGATCGTAGATAGAAATGTGAGTGGGTAAAAGTGCGATCGCTTTTAAGAGGGAATCTTGCCATTGATCCAAAGACTGATGCGGCAACCCAGAAATTAAGTCTAAGCTAAATTCGGGAATCTCGACTTGGTGGATTAGTTCCACAGCTGCAAAAATATCTTCAACTGAGTGCGATCGCCCCGCCCTTTGCAATAATTCTGATTGAAAGGCTTGTACACCTAAACTTACCCGGTTCACGCCAACATTGCGATAGCCTGCTATATGGGCTAAATCAAAGGTGGCTGGGTCAATTTCCATCGAAATTTCTGCCCCAGACGCAATACCAAAATGCTTCTCTAGTTCTTTTACTATCCGTTGTAGCTGCTCTATTGATAGCAGCGAAGGAGTACCACCGCCGAAGAAAATTGTCTTCAGGGGTTGAGCCAATGCTGGTGTAATGGCAATTTCTTGACATAGCACCTCAACATATTGGGAGATAGTACCAGATGTTTCGCCCCGCAAGCGATCGCCCACAACAGACACCGGAAAATCACAATAAAAACACCGCCGTCTGCAAAAGGGAATATGCACATACGCAGAACTCGCAATTCCAGAAATACTAAATTTTTGACTCATTTTGAGAAAAGATTAAGTTAACCCAACTGCGAATTAGAGACAATGAAAATGAGGTAATAATTCAGGAGTCAGGAGCCAGAATAATTGTAAAATCAAGCGTACAATAACTTCTTGATTTTATTAAACTTATTAAGTTTGAGTATCAAAGTCTTCTTAATTCTGGATTCTAAATTCTGAATTCTTACAAAATAAGTAGTTTTTTTACAAGTTTTTGTCGTTTTACAACGAAACAATGAAAAATATGAAGATAAAAGCCTTTGGTTATAATAATTGCAGATATTGCCCTACTAAACCCTTAGTGTAAGTCAATATTGATGAGTTTATCTTACCGATGAAATAAAAAATACTTAACTTTATCGGTGAACACAGTTGCAGGAAAACAAGACAACCATGCTTGACGCCATTATTATTTTCTCATTTATTCTGGCAGCGTCGGGAATAGGGTTCTACAGCATTGAACTACTGCCCAATGGCACACTAGATCAGGTAACAAATCTTGAAGCTTTACGCTTAGTTGTTGCCGTCTTTGCGGCTATTATTGGTGGTGCGATCGGGCTGAGTTTTCAGACGACATATCGTCGCCTAGAATCACAAATCAAAGAAATGCCTCTGGAAGTGATTTTAACTCGTGCGATCGGCTTAGTGATTGGGCTATTACTAGCTAACCTGATGCTAGCCCCACTATTTTTGCTACCCATCCCGGCAGATTTTGGATTTATTAAGCCATTGGTGGCAGTTGTTGGTAGTATTATCCTCTCCGTGACTGGCATGAATTTGGCAGACACCCACGGGCGAGGGTTATTACGGTTTATTAATCCCAACACCGTCGAATCGATGGTAGTGGAAGGTACGCTAAAACCCGCCAATACTAAAGTTTTAGACACCAGCTGCATTATCGATGGTCGCATTGAAGCATTACTAGAAACAGGGTTTTTGGAAGGGCAAATTCTTGTACCGCAGTTTGTCTTGCAAGAACTCCAACAAGTAGCGGATGCTAGTAAAGACCAAAAGCGGGTGCGGGGAAGACGAGGACTAGAAATTCTCAACCGCATTAAAGAAGAATATCCCGATCGCATCGTGATTAATACAATTGACTACGAAGATATTCCTACAGTTGATGCCAAGTTGGTGCGCTTTGCCCAAGAAATTAACGGTACATTGTTAACCAATGACTACAATTTGTCTAAAGTCGCTAGCGTCCAGAAAGTACCTGTTTTAAATGTAAATGATTTAGTGAACGCCGTCCGTCCCAGTTATTTACCAGGTGACAACCTGGATTTGAAAATTCTCAAGGAAGGCAAAGAACCCAGTCAAGGCATTGGCTACCTAGATGACGGCACAATGGTAGTCGTTGAAGAAGGCAGCAGTTATGTGGGTGGTGAACTGCGAGTAGTAGTTACTAGTGCTTTGCAAACCACCGCAGGAAGAATGATTTTTGCCAAACCCCAAGCTTCCGCATTGGCGTGAGGGAAATGTCCGGTGCAATTAAATATAAATTGTGCAATCGGTGCAGTCAACCTGCACCGATTATTTATTTGGACTCATCAGACTCAGTTACCTGCAAATACTGTAACTGCTCAATTGATAACCCTGTCAACCTTGCTATCTGTTCTAATGGCATACCAGTATTCAAAAGATTGCTTGCCACTTCAAGTAAAGCTTCAGCTTTGCCTTCAGCTTTGCCTTCTTCTAAAATATCTTGATAAATCACTGACTCGCGCATAATATCTGACCTCAAAACTCGTCTGATAACCTCTTTGTCTAATACTAAACCAGCTAAAATCGCTACAAAATTTTGGATTTAAAACTTTCAAAGCTAAAAAATGACATCCACTCACTTATATGCTAAATGAGTGGAGGTTACTAATGGGGATTATCAGTTTAGCTATTTCAAAATTGCTCAAGCTAAAGCGGTTCCTGGTGGTAGTTGTGGTGGCTCACCTGTTTGCCCTGGTGTAGGTACAACTTTAGGGTGTGTTGGATCAAAATCGGTTTCCGGAATTCCCAAGTTTTGTCTTAACCACTTACTTACCCAGCTACCGCCATTGATGGCTTGAGCTTCTTCATCAAATAACTCTACACAGTTTTGTAAGTCAAAAATCTTGATCTTAGTCATTTTACAAAAGTCCTGACAACTTTGTTATCCGTTTGCCATAAAAATAATATACTGCAAACCAATCAAAGACAAGCAAACTTATTCAACATATAGGATTACTATTTGATTTTTGAACGAAATTAGGTGTTGTAGAGTGTGTTAGAACGGAGTTCGTAACGCACTATTATCAAGGGTTTGATGCGTTATGCTGTCGCTAACACATCCTACGGATATTTTCATAAATCAAACCGGATTCCTATAGTAGTTTATTGTGTTGAATACCACAATTAAAAAGCTTCCAGGAGCAGGGCGGCCACATCTAAATTACTCTTGATCACAACCAAGGTTAAAAAGCTCTGAAATTCTTTAATCTAAACATTTATATATAAGAATTTTCATAAATCTCTAATGGCAAATTATCTGGGTCTTTAAAAAAAGTAAATTTTTTATTTGTAATTTCATCAACTCTGATATTTTCTACCTCTATTCCTTTCGATTTTAAATAAAAAACAGTTTCCTCAACATCATCAACTTTAAAAGCAAGATGTCTTAAACCACAAGCCTCTGGTTTACTCGGCCGTTCTGGAGGATTTGGGAAAGAAAATAGCTCTATTTGAGCATTTTCTCCAACTCGTAAATCTAATTTATAAGAATTTCTCTCAGCGCGAAAAGTCTCTTGAATAATCGGAAATCCTAAAACTTCTACATAAAATTTTTTGGAGCGATTGTAGTCAGAACAAATAATAGCTACATGATGAATACCAGTGGTTTTCATTGTTGTTTTGCTTATTTTACTACAATTATTAACATAGTGTACGTAGGTAATAACACAACCACATTACACCTTCTCAAGTATAGGTTAAGCTTTAATCTTTTTAATTCCTGAAGGAGTGCATGTATCCAATAGACTTGTCCGTAAATTTATAATCCAGGATGAGAGTAGGTAAGGGACTTCCAAATAAAAAAATATACATAAAGGCAGGAGGGCAGAGAGCAGTTGCCTATTGCCTTCTTGCCCGATGATGCCCTATCCCCATTAAAATCAAAATCGTTTGTGCAAACCGAGTGCAAAATTCTCTCATTACATCAAAATTTACAAATCTTGATGTTCATCGTTACGCGCTCATAAGAAAATGATCATAACAAAGCGGATACAACGCCTAAAAAGCTTGAGCATTTAGGAAATCAAAACTTCCATGCTTATAGAAGCTGGCAATTTGAGTTGCAACAAATTAATCCAGCAATTTGATTGGACTGGATGAGCAATCTGAAATTTATTTATAAATCGAAACAATTTTCTTAAACTTTCGTTAACAGGAGAAACAGTTAATGCCATTTGGACCAGCTTCACGCCTGGGAGTAAGTTTATTTGATGAAACCCCTCCCGTTGAGTGGGTATCAGGTCGCTCACAAGAAGAAGCAGAAACAATCATTCGGGCAGTCTATCGGCAAGTATTAGGCAATGCTTATGTGATGGAAAGTGAGCGGCTGGTTGTGCCCGAATCTCAATTTAAGCGAGGTGAATTGAGCGTCCGCGAGTTTGTCAGAGCAGTGGCTAAATCTGAACTCTATCGTTCTCGCTTTTTCACCAGTTGTGCGCGCTACCGGGCGATCGAACTCAACTTCCGCCATCTGCTGGGTCGTCCACCGCTAGATTTAGAAGAAATGCGGGCACAC from Nostoc commune NIES-4072 includes:
- a CDS encoding NAD(P)/FAD-dependent oxidoreductase → MLRLTEVKLPLDHPEDAIKTAILKKLQITDEDLISYSIFKRSYDARKKGEITLVYILDVETTQETHLLKRLKKDPHVMVTPDMSYRPVAKPPSNLAIRPIVIGTGPCGLFAGLMLAQMGFCPIILERGKQVRDRTADTFGFWKKKSDFNPESNAQFGEGGAGTFSDGKLYSQVKDPQHYGRKVLTELVNAGASPEILYINKPHIGTFKLVGIVQSMRAKIESLGGEIRFQSRVEDINIENGQVRGVTLASGEYIASDYVVLAVGHSARDTFQMLFDRGVYIEPKPFSIGFRVEHPQTLIDQCRFGPQAGHKLLGAADYKLVHHCQNGRSVYSFCMCPGGLVVAAASEPGRVVTNGMSQYSRNERNANSAIVVGITPEDYPGNALAGIDFQRRLEERAFELGGGTYEAPGQLVGDFLNHRPSTAFGTVKPSYTPGVHLGDLSESLPDYAIAAIREALPAFDKQIKGFAMDDAVLTGVETRTSSPIRIKRKEDYQSLNTLGLYPAGEGAGYAGGILSAGIDGIKVAEAVALSILRNCERKI
- a CDS encoding DUF3368 domain-containing protein — translated: MTIVSNTSPISNLAKVGQINLLQQLYETVLIPTAVYDELLDERAGEDVITAVQSAIWLKIQVVQNQELVSELRNLINLGEAEAIALAIEVNAVRLLIDERLGRQAATDRRLRITGVFGVLLTAKRQGLITAIKPVMDDLVAKANFRVSSQLYAEVLMAANE
- a CDS encoding UPF0175 family protein is translated as MSLAVLDDIIEASGLPEREFLLEIVIMLFQRDKISLGKASELLGMHRMQFQKLLADRGICVHYDVAEFQEDLKTLQE
- a CDS encoding THUMP domain-containing class I SAM-dependent RNA methyltransferase, which produces MNQYFATVARGLETLAAQELEQLGAHSVEPGFCGVAFEGDRTLLYRVNLWARLPFRILVNIHEFPCLDAKDLYHGIQSINWQNYLTPDMTLAVNVTGKNDRLNHSHFTSLQVKNAIVDQQKENLGERSNVELHAPDVRVNVHIERDNCTVKLDSSGNSLHRRGYRPAVGAAPLKESLAAALIQLSGWEPNQMFYDPLCGSGTLPLEASLKALNIAPGLFRESFGFENWLDFDLSLLEKLLQEAKDSQLDTLPAPIWGSDRDENIIEQAINNAQNCGVDNHVWFSQMELADVVAPADSGILFCNPPYGERLGRDSDLGSFYKLLGDVLKQRFKGWTAFVLSGNKELSQSIGLKSSKRIAVYNGTLPCQLMKYELY
- a CDS encoding UTP--glucose-1-phosphate uridylyltransferase, with translation MQKNKVRKAVIPVAGFGTRLFPATKVVKKELFPIIDRDGRAKPVILAIIEEAMSAGITEVGIVVQPDDKEIFEDLLKNPPKKELLNKLSPQNQEYSRYIEDLGSKITILLQEEQLGYGHAVFCAKDWVQNEPFLLMLGDHIYASDIDKSCASQLLNVYEQVNQSVVSLTTTPAENLHTSGCVTGVWQELNSILEVTQLYEKPTIEYAQQYLRVQGMAENEFLCIFGLYLLTPKIFDFLAEHINQNFRERGEFQLTSCLDRLRQEERMTGYVVKGKCFDTGLPDTYRQTMIDFKKL
- the hemW gene encoding radical SAM family heme chaperone HemW translates to MSQKFSISGIASSAYVHIPFCRRRCFYCDFPVSVVGDRLRGETSGTISQYVEVLCQEIAITPALAQPLKTIFFGGGTPSLLSIEQLQRIVKELEKHFGIASGAEISMEIDPATFDLAHIAGYRNVGVNRVSLGVQAFQSELLQRAGRSHSVEDIFAAVELIHQVEIPEFSLDLISGLPHQSLDQWQDSLLKAIALLPTHISIYDLTIEPGTAFGRYYKPGDTPLPTDEATVKMYQMGQQVLTSAGYEHYEISNYAQPGHQCRHNRVYWENRPYYGFGMGAASYVDGKRFTRPRKTREYYQWVEAGGVIDCDVTSPKEVLLETLMLGLRLAEGVSLAVLAEGFGEEKVEKICRCLRSYFDQGWVEVAEGRLRLIDPQGFLFSNVVLAELFEKLE
- a CDS encoding PIN/TRAM domain-containing protein produces the protein MLDAIIIFSFILAASGIGFYSIELLPNGTLDQVTNLEALRLVVAVFAAIIGGAIGLSFQTTYRRLESQIKEMPLEVILTRAIGLVIGLLLANLMLAPLFLLPIPADFGFIKPLVAVVGSIILSVTGMNLADTHGRGLLRFINPNTVESMVVEGTLKPANTKVLDTSCIIDGRIEALLETGFLEGQILVPQFVLQELQQVADASKDQKRVRGRRGLEILNRIKEEYPDRIVINTIDYEDIPTVDAKLVRFAQEINGTLLTNDYNLSKVASVQKVPVLNVNDLVNAVRPSYLPGDNLDLKILKEGKEPSQGIGYLDDGTMVVVEEGSSYVGGELRVVVTSALQTTAGRMIFAKPQASALA
- the gloA2 gene encoding SMU1112c/YaeR family gloxylase I-like metalloprotein, yielding MKTTGIHHVAIICSDYNRSKKFYVEVLGFPIIQETFRAERNSYKLDLRVGENAQIELFSFPNPPERPSKPEACGLRHLAFKVDDVEETVFYLKSKGIEVENIRVDEITNKKFTFFKDPDNLPLEIYENSYI